The Sphingomonas sp. G-3-2-10 DNA window AATGCGTCGGTCCGTTGAGATGCTTCTACGCCGCCCCGCCCCGGTGATTCGGTGACGGCGGGATGAAATGTTTTTCATGTTCGGGCGCGGGACCGCGGATACGAAAAGGGCGCCTCCGTTGCCGGAGGCGCCCCTTCGAATTTCCCGACAGAGCCCTCAGGCCCTGCCGTCGAGGATCGCTTCGATCGCCACGGTCACCTCGCCGATATCGGCCATGCCGTCGACGCGGCTGACGATGCCGCGCGCTTCGTAGATCGGCAGGATCGGCGCGGTCTTGGCGCGATATTCCGCCATGCGCGTGCGCACGGTTTCCTCGTTATCGTCGGGACGGCGCTTGAACTCGTGATTGCCGCACACGTCGCACGTATCGGCCACCGCGGGCAGCTTGAACTTGTCGTGGTAGTTCGCACCGCACTTCGCGCAGCTGAAGCGGCCGGTGATGCGCTCGACCAGCGCATCCTCGTCCACAGCCAGTTCGATCACATGATCGAGATGCCGGCCATGCGCTTCGAGGATCGCGTCGAGCGACGCGGCCTGGGGCGCGGTGCGCGGATAGCCGTCGAAGATCGTGCCCTGCTCCGCCGACAGTGTCGCGAGGCGATCGTCGATCAGCGCCGAGACGATCTCGTCGGAAACGAGCGCGCCAGAATCCATCACGGCCGCGACCTGATGACCGAGAGGCGTATCGGCCGTGCGCGCCGCCCGCAGCATGTCGCCGGTGGAAAGCTGGACCATGCCCCGGTCCGCTTCCAGACGGCTCGCCTGGGTGCCCTTGCCGGCTCCAGGCGGGCCCAACAGGATGATGTTCAAAGCACTCTCCCCTTACGCCCGCTGATTAGCGCTGACGTCCCTTGAGCTTCGCCTTCTTGATCAGGTCGCCATACTGGTGCGCCAGCAAGTGCGACTGGATCTGCGTCACCGTGTCCATCGTCACGTTCACGACGATGAGCAGGCTGGTGCCGCCCATCAGGAACGGGATGCCCAGCTGGGCGAACGCCCATTCCGGCACCAGGCAGATCGCGGTCAGATACAGCGCGCCGATCACGGTGATGCGCGTCAGCACATAATCGAAGTAGGCTTCGGTATTCTTGCCCGGACGGATGCCCGGAATGAACCCGCCATAGCGCTTCAGATTGTCGGCCGTCTCCTCGGGATTGAACACCACGGCGGTGTAGAAGAACGAGAAGAAGATGATGCCGAAGCCATACAGCAGCATGTAGATCGTCGAACCGTGACGCAGGTTCGCGTTGAGCCAGACCAGAGTCTCGCCCCACAGCGTCTCGGTGTTGGTCGGCGTGCCGGTGAACTGCACGATCGTCAGCGGCAGCAGCAGCAGCGACGAGGCGAAGATCGGCGGAATCACGCCCGCGGTGTTCAGCTTGAGCGGCAGATGGCTGCGCTCGGCCTGTACGCCGCGCGCGGTCTGGCGCTTGGGATACTGGATCAGGATGCGACGCTGGGCGCGCTCCATGAAGCAGATGAACAGAACGATCGCGACGACGACGAAGATGATGCTCAGCAGCACCAGCGCGTCGATCGAGCCGGTACGGCCCTGCTCGAACAGCTGGATCATCGTTTGCGGCAGGCGGGCGACGATGCCCGCCATGATGATCAGCGAGATGCCGTTGCCGATGCCGCGCGCCGTGATCTGCTCGCCGATCCACATCAGGAACAGCGTGCCGCCGACAAGGCTGACCACCGCGCCGATGCGGAACATGATGCCCGGATCGATCACGGCCGAGCCTGCGGACTCGAGGCCCGTGGCAATGAACCAGCCCTGGACGATGGTGAGCGCCACGGTGCCGTAGCGGGTATATTGGTTGAGGCGCTTGCGGCCGCTCTCGCCTTCCTTCTTGATCGCGGCGAGCGTCGGCGACAGCGACGTCGCGAGCTGCACGACGATCGAGGCGGTGATGTAGGGCATCACGCCGAGCGCCACGACGGAAGCGCGGTTGAGCGCGCCGCCGGTGAAGTTGTTGAAGAAATCGAGCACGCCGCCCTGCATGCTGTTCGCAAGCAGCTCGAGCTGGGTGGGATCGATACCCGGAATCGGGACGTAGCTGAGCAGCCGGAACACGATCAGAGCGCCGAGGGTGAACCACAGGCGCTTCTTGAGGTCGGTCGCCTGCCCGAACTTGGACAGGCTGATGCTGGATGCGAGTTGGTCGGCTGCGGATGCCATGTGCGTAATCGTCCCGAAACAGAAACGGCGGCGAGCGCTGAAAATCGCCCCCCGCCGCTCATATAGGTACGCTTGCGAGCTTGTCTAACCTCGGAAGCGAAATGTCGCCCGGCCGATGCCGGGCCCCAGCTGCGAGCGGCCCGAAGCTGGCCCCGGCCGAAGCCGGGGAACAGCGCAGGTTACGCCTTCTTGCCGGCGGCCTTCTTGGCGGCAATGACCTTCTGCACCGTGCGGTGCTTGGCCTTGGCCTTCTCGGCAGCCGGAACGATCTCGGGGATCGTCACCGAACCGCCGGCCTTCTGAACCGCTTCGATCGCGCCCTTCGACGCGCCGGCGACCGTGAAGTTCAGCTTCGCCTTCAGTTCGCCCTTGCCGAGCAGGCGCACGCCGTCCTTGCCGCCGCGGGTCAGGCCCGCTGCGTTGAGTTCGGCCTGGGTGATGTCGGTCGCGGTCAGCTTGCCCGAATCGATCGCCTTCTGGATCGCGCCCAGGTTCACCTCGGCATAATCCTTGGCGAAGATGTTGTTGAAGCCGCGCTTCGGGATGCGCATGTGGAGCGGCATCTGGCCGCCCTCGAAACCGTTGATCGAAACGCCCTCGCGGCTGTTCTGGCCCTTCTGACCACGGGCTGCCGTCTTGCCGGCGCCCGAGCCGATGCCACGGCCGACGCGGAAGCGGCTCTTGCGGGCACCCTGGTTGTCGCGGATGTCGTTCAGTTTCATGTGTTGCACTCGCTTTCGCTTTTGTCGCGCTTGGAAGGAAATTGGAAAGGGGGCCGCTTAGCCCCCTCCCCCCAGCTTGTCACTGGTTATCTGTCGCCTGGATTCAGCCGGATGGCTGAAGTTCGGGGCCTTAGCCCTGAACTTCGACCATGTGCTGCACCTTGCGGATCATGCCGCGAACCTCGGGGGTATCCTCGAGCTCCGACACGCGGTGCATCTTGTTGAGGCCCAGGCCGATCAGCGTCGCGCGCTGATCCTTGGTGCGGCGGATCGGCGAACCGGTCTGCTTGATCTTGATCTTCGCCATGTCAGCTTACTCCGCGATCGCTGCGGCATCGGCCTCGGCGGTCTGCGAACCACCACGGCCGAGCAGGTCGGCGATCTTCTTGCCGCGACGCTGCGCAACGCTCTTCGGCGAGGTCTGCTCGCCAAGCGCTTCGAAGGTCGCACGGATCATGTTGTACGGGTTCGACGTGCCGACCGACTTGGTCACCACATCGGCCACGCCCAGCGATTCGAAGACGGCGCGCATCGGGCCGCCCGCGATGATGCCGGTGCCCTGGGGCGCCGAACGAACAGTCACGCGACCGGCACCGAAGTGGCCGTTGCCGTCGTGATGCAGCGTGCGGCCTTCCTTCAGCGGAATGCGGATCATCGCCTTCTTCGCCGAAGCGGTCGCCTTCGAGATGGCTTCCGGCACTTCGCGCGCCTTGCCATGACCGAAGCCGACACGGCCCTTGCCGTCGCCCACGACGACCAGCGCCGCGAAGCCGAAGCGCTTGCCGCCCTTCACCGTCTTCGAGACGCGGTTGATGTGAACCAGCTTCTCGATCAGCTCTTCGCCACCGTCCTCGGCGCCCTGGCCACGACGATCGTCGCGACGGCCACGGTTGCCGTCACGGCCGCCACGGCCACCGCCGCCCGGACCACCACGGCCACGGCCGCCACGCGGGCCACGGCCTTCGGTCGGCTGGCCGGCGTCCTGCGCCTCGACCGGAGCGTCGGTCGTGTTGATTTCATCGGCCATTCTTAGAACTCCAGTCCGCTCTCACGAGCGGCATCGGCCAGCGCCTTGACGCGGCCATGATAGAGGAAGCCACCGCGATCGAAGACGACCTGGGTGACGCCGGCCTTCTTCGCGGCTTCCGCCACGCGCTTGCCGACTTCCTGCGCCGCCGCGATGGTCGCGCCGGTCGCCTTGCCCTTGACGTCCTTGTCGATGGTCGAGGCCGACGCGAGCGTCTTGCCTTCGGCGTCGTCGATCACCTGGGCATAGATGTGCTTGCCCGAACGGTGCACCGAGAGGCGCGCGCGGCCACCAGCACGCGCACGAAGCGCGGTACGGTTGCGGCGGCGCCGCTTCTCGAAGAGAGAGAGACCCTTGGTCATTACTTCTTCTTCCCTTCCTTGCGGAAGATATACTCGCCGTCATACTTGATGCCCTTGCCCTTGTAGGGCTCGGGCTTCCGCCAACGGCGAATCTCGGCCGCGATCTGGCCGACCTTCTGCTTGTCGATTCCGGAGATCTCGACCGTGGTCTGATCCGGGGTCTTGATCTCGATGCCTTCCGGCACGTCGATGTCCACGTCGTGCGAATAGCCGAGCTGAAGCTTCAGCTTCTTGCCCTGCGAGTTCGCGCGGTAGCCGACGCCGGTGATCAGGAGCTTCTTGGTGAAGCCCTCGGTCACGCCGGTCACCAGGTTCTGGACCATCGTGCGCTGCATGCCCCAGAAGGCACGCGCCGACTTGCTGTCGTTGGCCGGCTTCACCAGGATGCCGCCATCGTCCAGCGTATAGCTGATCTCGTCGCGAAGCGTGAGCGAGAGGGCGCCCTTCGGGCCCTTCACGTTCAGCACGCCGCCGTCGATCGTCGCGGTCACGCCGCTCGGGATCGAAATCGGCTTCTTGCCAATGCGGCTCATCAGAACACCTCCGCCAGCACTTCGCCGCCGACATTCTGCTCGCGCGCTTCCGCGTCGGACAGAACGCCCTTGGGCGTCGAGACGATCGTGATGCCGAGGCCGTTGCGAACGCGCGGCAGTTCCTGCGAACCGCTGTACACGCGACGGCCGGGCTTCGAGATGCGCGCGACGTGCTTGATCGCCGGCTGACCCTCGAAATACTTCAGCTCGATGCGGATGCCGGCCGCGGGGCCCATCTGCTCGTCGCTGTAGCCACGGATATAGCCCTCACGCTGGAGGACGTCGAGAACCCGCGCACGAAGCTTCGACGCCGGAGTCAGGACGGAGTCCTTCCGGGCGCGCTGGCCGTTGCGGATGCGGGTGAGCATATCACCCAGGGGATCGGTCAATGCCATCTCTAGTCCTTACCAGCTCGACTTGGTGACGCCGGGGATCAGTCCCTTGTTGGACAGATCGCGCAGCATCACGCGGGCGAGACGGAACTTGCGGTAATAACCGCGCGGGCGGCCGGTGAGCTCGCACCGGTTACGGATGCGGGTCGGGTTCCCGTTGCGGGGAATCTCGGCCATGCGCAGCCGTGCGATCAGGCGCTCGGTCTCATCGAGCGACTGGTCCTTCGCCATTGCCTTGAGCTTCGCGTAACGGCCGGCATACTTCTTCACCAGCTTCTTGCGCTTCTCGTTCTTATTGATCGAACTCAGTTTCGCCATGACTTAAGCTCTCTTTCCCTTACGCTGCCTGCTTCGCTTCACCGTCCGCGAGCGGGAACGGGAAGCCGAAGAGACGGAGAAGCTCGCGAGCCTCGTCGTCGGTCTTAGCGGTGGTGGTCACGATGATATCCATGCCGCGCACCTTGTCGATGCGGTCATAGTTGATCTCGGGGAACACGATCTGTTCCTTGATGCCCATGGCATAGTTGCCACGGCCGTCGAACGAATCCGGGTTCACGCCACGGAAATCGCGGATGCGGGGCATCGCGATGGTGATCAGGCGATCGAGGAATTCGTACATGCGCTCGCGGCGAAGGGTAACCTTGCAACCGATCGGCATGCCTTCACGCAGCTTGAACTGCGCGATCGACTTCTTCGCCTTGGTGACGACAGGCTTCTGGCCGGCGATCAGCTCCATTTCCTGGGCTGCCTGCTCGACCTTCTTCTTGTCCTGCGTGGCTTCGCCAACGCCCATGTTCAGCACGATCTTGGAGATCTTCGGGATCTCCATGACGTTCTTGTAGCCGAACTTCTCGGTCATCGCCTTGACGATTTCCGCGTCGTACTTGGACCGCATGCGCGGCGTATATGCGTCAGCCATTGATGGCCTCCCCGGTCTTCACGGCGACACGAACCTTCTTGCCGTCGCGGGTCTCGAAACGGACGCGCGTGGCCTTGCCATCGGCGGTCACGTGAGCGACCTTCGAGACATGCATCGGCGCGGGCGAGCGCTTCAGGCCACCCTGCGGGTCGCCCTGGCTCGGCTTGGTGTGACGGACGTGGACATTGATGCCCTCGACCACGACCTTGCCTTCTTTCGGCAGGGCCTGGATCACGTCGCCGGTCCGGCCCTTGTCCTTGCCGGACAGGACGATGACGCGGTCACCCTTCTTGATCTTGGCGGCGGCCATTTTACAGCACCTCCGGCGCGAGCGAAATGATCTTCATGAAGCCCTTGTTGCGCAGCTCGCGCACCACCGGCCCGAAGATACGGGTGCCGATCGGCTCCTCGTTCTTGTTGACCAGCACCGCGGCATTGCCGTCGAAGCGGATCACCGAGCCATCGGCGCGGCGGATGTCCTTCGCGGTGCGGACGATGACGGCGCGGTGCACGTCACCCTTCTTCACCTTACCGCGGGGCTGTGCTTCCTTGATGCTGACGACGATGATGTCGCCAACACCGGCCACGCGGCGCTTCGAGCCGCCCAGCACCTTGATGCACTGCACCCGCTTCGCGCCGCTGTTGTCAGCGACGTCGAGATTGGACTGCATCTGGATCATCGATCCGGTTCCTTCTCTCTTGGCCTACCGGGACCAGCCTTTTTAGCTCTGGCCCGGGGGTTCCACTAAAACACGGTCCCGAGGGACCGGATGGCTTCAGGCGTCGGCCTTGGCGGGCGTCGCGTGGGTGTTCACCCGATCGATCACCTTCCAGGTCTTCAGCTTCGACATCGGTGCGGTCTCTTCGATCCGCACGGTCTCGCCGGCCTTGTATTCATTGCCCTCGTCATGGGCGTGATACTTCTTCGAGCGACGGATGATCTTGCCGTAGAGCGGGTGCTTGACCTTGCGCTCCACGAGAACCACGACCGTCTTGTCGCCCTTGTCGGAAACCACGTTCCCGGTCAGCACGCGCTTCGGCATGTCGAATTCCTTACTTCGCCGACGAGCGCGAGCGCTCGTTCTGCAGCGTCTTGATACGGGCGATGTCGCGGCGCACTTCGCGCACGCGGCTCGGCTTCTCGAGCTGGCTCGTCGCAGCCTGGAAACGGAGGTTGAACGCCTCGCGCTTCAGGTTGCCGAGTTCCTCGGTCAGCTGATCTTCGGTCTTCGCCCGAAAGTCGGTAGCCTTGCTCATCTTACATCACTCCCAGGTGCGACGTGTCGCCGAGGCGAGCAACGACCTTCACCTTGATCGGCAGCTTCATCGCCGCGCGGCTGAACGCCTCCGCTGCGAGCGGGCCGGGAACGCCGTCCAGCTCGAACAGGATGCGGCCCGGCTTGACGCGAGCGGCCCAATATTCCGGTGCACCCTTGCCCGAGCCCATGCGGACTTCGGCCGGCTTGCCCGTGACGGGAAGGTCCGG harbors:
- a CDS encoding adenylate kinase, whose amino-acid sequence is MNIILLGPPGAGKGTQASRLEADRGMVQLSTGDMLRAARTADTPLGHQVAAVMDSGALVSDEIVSALIDDRLATLSAEQGTIFDGYPRTAPQAASLDAILEAHGRHLDHVIELAVDEDALVERITGRFSCAKCGANYHDKFKLPAVADTCDVCGNHEFKRRPDDNEETVRTRMAEYRAKTAPILPIYEARGIVSRVDGMADIGEVTVAIEAILDGRA
- the secY gene encoding preprotein translocase subunit SecY, with translation MASAADQLASSISLSKFGQATDLKKRLWFTLGALIVFRLLSYVPIPGIDPTQLELLANSMQGGVLDFFNNFTGGALNRASVVALGVMPYITASIVVQLATSLSPTLAAIKKEGESGRKRLNQYTRYGTVALTIVQGWFIATGLESAGSAVIDPGIMFRIGAVVSLVGGTLFLMWIGEQITARGIGNGISLIIMAGIVARLPQTMIQLFEQGRTGSIDALVLLSIIFVVVAIVLFICFMERAQRRILIQYPKRQTARGVQAERSHLPLKLNTAGVIPPIFASSLLLLPLTIVQFTGTPTNTETLWGETLVWLNANLRHGSTIYMLLYGFGIIFFSFFYTAVVFNPEETADNLKRYGGFIPGIRPGKNTEAYFDYVLTRITVIGALYLTAICLVPEWAFAQLGIPFLMGGTSLLIVVNVTMDTVTQIQSHLLAHQYGDLIKKAKLKGRQR
- the rplO gene encoding 50S ribosomal protein L15, coding for MKLNDIRDNQGARKSRFRVGRGIGSGAGKTAARGQKGQNSREGVSINGFEGGQMPLHMRIPKRGFNNIFAKDYAEVNLGAIQKAIDSGKLTATDITQAELNAAGLTRGGKDGVRLLGKGELKAKLNFTVAGASKGAIEAVQKAGGSVTIPEIVPAAEKAKAKHRTVQKVIAAKKAAGKKA
- the rpmD gene encoding 50S ribosomal protein L30, producing MAKIKIKQTGSPIRRTKDQRATLIGLGLNKMHRVSELEDTPEVRGMIRKVQHMVEVQG
- the rpsE gene encoding 30S ribosomal protein S5, which gives rise to MADEINTTDAPVEAQDAGQPTEGRGPRGGRGRGGPGGGGRGGRDGNRGRRDDRRGQGAEDGGEELIEKLVHINRVSKTVKGGKRFGFAALVVVGDGKGRVGFGHGKAREVPEAISKATASAKKAMIRIPLKEGRTLHHDGNGHFGAGRVTVRSAPQGTGIIAGGPMRAVFESLGVADVVTKSVGTSNPYNMIRATFEALGEQTSPKSVAQRRGKKIADLLGRGGSQTAEADAAAIAE
- the rplR gene encoding 50S ribosomal protein L18 → MTKGLSLFEKRRRRNRTALRARAGGRARLSVHRSGKHIYAQVIDDAEGKTLASASTIDKDVKGKATGATIAAAQEVGKRVAEAAKKAGVTQVVFDRGGFLYHGRVKALADAARESGLEF
- the rplF gene encoding 50S ribosomal protein L6, coding for MSRIGKKPISIPSGVTATIDGGVLNVKGPKGALSLTLRDEISYTLDDGGILVKPANDSKSARAFWGMQRTMVQNLVTGVTEGFTKKLLITGVGYRANSQGKKLKLQLGYSHDVDIDVPEGIEIKTPDQTTVEISGIDKQKVGQIAAEIRRWRKPEPYKGKGIKYDGEYIFRKEGKKK
- the rpsH gene encoding 30S ribosomal protein S8 is translated as MALTDPLGDMLTRIRNGQRARKDSVLTPASKLRARVLDVLQREGYIRGYSDEQMGPAAGIRIELKYFEGQPAIKHVARISKPGRRVYSGSQELPRVRNGLGITIVSTPKGVLSDAEAREQNVGGEVLAEVF
- the rpsN gene encoding 30S ribosomal protein S14; this encodes MAKLSSINKNEKRKKLVKKYAGRYAKLKAMAKDQSLDETERLIARLRMAEIPRNGNPTRIRNRCELTGRPRGYYRKFRLARVMLRDLSNKGLIPGVTKSSW
- the rplE gene encoding 50S ribosomal protein L5, which produces MADAYTPRMRSKYDAEIVKAMTEKFGYKNVMEIPKISKIVLNMGVGEATQDKKKVEQAAQEMELIAGQKPVVTKAKKSIAQFKLREGMPIGCKVTLRRERMYEFLDRLITIAMPRIRDFRGVNPDSFDGRGNYAMGIKEQIVFPEINYDRIDKVRGMDIIVTTTAKTDDEARELLRLFGFPFPLADGEAKQAA
- the rplX gene encoding 50S ribosomal protein L24; translation: MAAAKIKKGDRVIVLSGKDKGRTGDVIQALPKEGKVVVEGINVHVRHTKPSQGDPQGGLKRSPAPMHVSKVAHVTADGKATRVRFETRDGKKVRVAVKTGEAING
- the rplN gene encoding 50S ribosomal protein L14, which gives rise to MIQMQSNLDVADNSGAKRVQCIKVLGGSKRRVAGVGDIIVVSIKEAQPRGKVKKGDVHRAVIVRTAKDIRRADGSVIRFDGNAAVLVNKNEEPIGTRIFGPVVRELRNKGFMKIISLAPEVL
- the rpsQ gene encoding 30S ribosomal protein S17, producing the protein MPKRVLTGNVVSDKGDKTVVVLVERKVKHPLYGKIIRRSKKYHAHDEGNEYKAGETVRIEETAPMSKLKTWKVIDRVNTHATPAKADA
- the rpmC gene encoding 50S ribosomal protein L29; this encodes MSKATDFRAKTEDQLTEELGNLKREAFNLRFQAATSQLEKPSRVREVRRDIARIKTLQNERSRSSAK
- the rplP gene encoding 50S ribosomal protein L16; its protein translation is MLQPKKFAHRKQFKGRIHGDAKGGTSLNFGSYGLKALEPERITARQIEAARRAITRHIKRQGRLWIRIFPDLPVTGKPAEVRMGSGKGAPEYWAARVKPGRILFELDGVPGPLAAEAFSRAAMKLPIKVKVVARLGDTSHLGVM